In Propionispora vibrioides, the genomic stretch ATTTTATATTATTGAAAATTCGACAGATTCTAACTAATCCCTCCAACAGAATGCACCTGTTAGGGCTTGCCCGTTATTTTTTAGTATTTTCTCCCCCTCTCCGCCGGTTACGGCAAACATTTCAAGCCAGCCTAACAGGTACAGCCACCTAACTATGCTGAAACTTACCCTAATGGGCTATTTACTCTGAAATTACAAGCACTTCACGGTTATGTTTCTGCAAGACCTTATTGGCATCGACCCACATGCAGCCGATAGACTCGCTTCCTTGCAAAAAAAACGGCTTATTCAATTTGCATTTTCAAAGTAAACGGACCACTAGTCAGTGACAATCACTCCTGCGCCAGACCAAAATTGACGGTAAAAACGTACTAGCCCGCACCCGTCAATCTCCAGCTTAACTGCCTAACCGAAAAATTGATCTAACCATACCCTATTTTATAAATAAAAAACCAAGCTGTCGCCTGGCTAATATTACAATGGAGCAACCTGGCAATCATAGACAAAAAGTCCGTAGACCCATAGCTTTGCGCCCTTATTTTTCAATAAGTTTGCCGAATATCCTTAATTTGATTATATTATTCTACTTTATTCGGACGATGTCAATAAGAATCAGGACAAAATACCCAGTATCCAAACCATCGTCGCTCTTTTACAAGGCCGGACATTGGCAGGCTACTCTTCACAGCCGCTGCAGCCGTCACAGCCGCCCTGGCCTACCCGTTCATAAGACGGCCGCCGGGGAACCGGGTAAGCGGCAGGTTTGGCAGGCACTGCCGCCAGTGCTGTCACATATTCGTCAGGTAATCCCTGTTCCCGGGCGCCCTCAAGAATAACATTCAGGTATTGCGTGCTGGGTATCTCCGGCTGGCCCAAACGGGCCTTCTTATAAATGGTCGCCGCTACTGGCGCTTCCCCGTCCACCGACACTTCCACCGGATAGTGAAAGTATTCTCCCGTCCCGTCAGCCCGGGCATCTTCACAGTTATCCAGGCGTTCCCAGTCATACGGCTCCAGACGGTACAACACACCCCATACGGCAGACTGAGGATCGGGAATCACGGTCTCAACCGCGCCGTCCCAGGTGCGGGAATAACCAAAAAAATCAACCCGGTGTCCCTCCAGCCGGGCAATGCCCAATACCTGGGGATTACCACACTTTAAGTGCATCAATGCCCGATTGATATTGGCCCCGTAAGCAAAATACAAACGTTCCTCAATCTGTCTCATCATGAATTCCCCCTGCTCGATCAATTTCGTCCGGCTAGCCGGCGGTGCTCTGTAAACATTTCATAGTTCTTCCTGATAATCTGCGGAATGGCAAGTTCGTAAGGACATCGCGGCAGGCAGGCGCCACACTCCACACAGTTCGTCACACTCTCCATGGCCGCCTTGGAAAACTCAATGGAGACCTGCGGCGACATCCGCTTGGCCACAATGGGATAGCCCATGGCCGGTGTGATCATAACCCCGTGCGGACAAGGCTGACAATATTCACAGCGACGGCAAAACCGCTGTCCCAGTTCCCGACGGTACTCTTCCATGGCCGCCAGATCTTCCGGCTTAACCTGATTGGGCTTTTCATAGATGGTCAGTATTTCATCAATCGACGCAACCGAATCAAAACCGGGAATAGGAATAGCTTCGGGATACTGGCGCAGAAACTTAAACGCCAGCGCCGCATTATCCAGCGCCCCGCCGGCAAAGGGCTTCATCACGATATTGCCGAGATTCATTTCTTTGGCGATTTTGTGCAGTTCTTCCTTCGGCTCCTGTTCAATAAAATTAAACGGAAACTGGATGGTCTCAAACAAACCTGTTTTCACCAATTTGATGGCCATCGCCAGATTGTGGGACGTAATCCCGAGATGCCTGATTTTCCCCTGTTCCCGGGCTTTCACCACGGCTTCCAGCGCGCCGCCCGGCGCCGTAATAGCCTGCCAGTCCTTTTCCTGCGACACCTGGTGCAATTGGTACAAATCAATGTAATCCGACCGGAGCATGCGCAGGCTATTTTCCAGGTGGGTCGTCGCCCCGGCGGCATCACGCCGGCCCGTTTTCGTGGCGATGACCACCTTGGTCCGGCAATGGCCGAAGGCCTGGCCAATTTTGTCCTCACTGTCTTTATAGGCATTGGCCGTATCATAAAAGGTAATGCCCCGTTCCAGAGAATACTGCAGTATCTTAACCGCTTCTGAAGCCGGCAGGCGCAGAATGGGTATGCCGCCAAACCCCACCTCGGAAACAGTAAGATCCGTTTTTCCTAATATCCGGTATTGCAAAACAACCATCCCCCTTTGTATTATGCCGCCCGACACCAGCCGGCAGGACTTTTACTGCGCGGTACAACTCCCATCTTCTGTACGGCAAATGCAAATTCCTGCCAGCAGCCTTGCTTCTCATCCTGCCGGACCGACAAAATATTTATGTGCCGGGAATCTCTTTTTTATGATAAAAAATCCTGCTGCCTGTCATCGGTCTGCAAGGTGAAAAAGCCGGACAACCGCCTGAGGCCATAAAAGAGGCGCGGTCAAACACAAACTGTGTGTTTGGCCGCGCCTTTGCTGCGCCTTGTCCGGGCTATACTTCCATAATGATCGGCAGGATCATCGGCTTTCTTCCGGTCTTGGTAAATAAATATTTTGTCAGCGAATCCCGCATGTCCGACTTCATCGGCATCCATTCGGTAACCGGAGCATTTTGATACCGCTCCAGCACCTCCTTAACCACCCGCCGCGCTTCGTTGATCAGGTTGTCCGCATCGCGGACATACACAAAGCCACGGGAGACGATATCCGGCCCGTCCAGTACCAGCCCGTTCTGCTTGTCCAGCGTAACCACTACGATCAGCACGCCGTCCTGCGATAACTGCCGCCGGTCCCGCATGACAATATTGCCCACATCGCCAATTCCCAAACCATCGACAAAAATCTTGCCAGCCGTAACCTTGCCGGACACCCGGCCTGTTTCCCTCGTAAATTCCAGGACCTGTCCATTTTCGCCAATAAAAACATTCTCTTTCGGAATGCCCACCTCATTAGCCAGCTTGCCATGGAACTTGAGCATCCGGTATTCGCCATGGACCGGAATAAAGAATTTCGGACGGACCAGATTCAAGATGAGTTTTAATTCTTCCTGACTGCCGTGGCCGGACACGTGAATACCCGAAGAACGCTCGTAGACTACGTCTACCCCCAGACGCATCAGCGCGTCGATCGTCCGGCCTACCGACCGTTCGTTGCCCGGGATAGGGGTAGCGGCAATCAGCACGGTATCGCCACGGTGAACTTCCATACTGCGGTGGTTCTGGAACGCCAGCCGGCTTAATGCCGCCATCGGTTCCCCCTGGCTGCCTGTCGTCAGAATCAGAATCTGATTATCCGGGTAGCGGTTGATTTCCTCCACCCCGATCAACACCCCATCGGGAATAGTCATATACCCCAGTTCAGCAGCCTTGGTGATAACCGTCACCATGCTGCGCCCCAGCAAAGCCACTTTGCGCCCAAACTCGTAGGCCGAGCTGATCGCCTGCTGCAGACGCAGCACGTTAGAGGCAAAGGTGGTCATAATAATCCGGCCCTTGGCCGTCCGGAAATGTTCGTTCAGCGCCTCGGTTACCGTCCGTTCCGACTTGGTAAAACCGGGCCGTTCCGCGTTAGTGCTGTCCGACAGAAGCACCAGCACGCCCTGGTCGCCTAATTCGGCAAATTTGTGAATATCAATAATCTTGCCGTCAACCGGTGTCTGATCAATCTTAAAGTCGCCGGTATGCACCACCGTACCGATTGGCGTCTTAAAGTAAATACCCAGCGCATCGGCAATTGAATGGTTGACCTGGATAAAACCGACCTCAAACTGTCCGGCCCGGATCATATCGCCCGGTGCCACCGGCATCAGGCTGTTGGCCTGTACGTTATACTCCCGCAGCCTGCCCTCCACCAAACCCAAGGTCAGACGGGAGCCGTACACCGGCACGTCCACATGCTTCAACAGATAAAACAGCGAACCGATATGGTCTTCATGGCCGTGGGTCAACACCACCGCCCGGATTTTATCTTTATTATCCAGTAAATAGGTCATGTCCGGAATAACGAGGTCAATGCCCAGCATGTCCTCCTCCGGAAAAGCCATACCCGAATCCAGCACGACAATGTCGTCGCCATAGCAAAAGGCTGTCATATTCTTGCCAATTTCGCCAAGGCCCCCG encodes the following:
- a CDS encoding gamma-glutamylcyclotransferase family protein produces the protein MMRQIEERLYFAYGANINRALMHLKCGNPQVLGIARLEGHRVDFFGYSRTWDGAVETVIPDPQSAVWGVLYRLEPYDWERLDNCEDARADGTGEYFHYPVEVSVDGEAPVAATIYKKARLGQPEIPSTQYLNVILEGAREQGLPDEYVTALAAVPAKPAAYPVPRRPSYERVGQGGCDGCSGCEE
- a CDS encoding aldo/keto reductase, translated to MVVLQYRILGKTDLTVSEVGFGGIPILRLPASEAVKILQYSLERGITFYDTANAYKDSEDKIGQAFGHCRTKVVIATKTGRRDAAGATTHLENSLRMLRSDYIDLYQLHQVSQEKDWQAITAPGGALEAVVKAREQGKIRHLGITSHNLAMAIKLVKTGLFETIQFPFNFIEQEPKEELHKIAKEMNLGNIVMKPFAGGALDNAALAFKFLRQYPEAIPIPGFDSVASIDEILTIYEKPNQVKPEDLAAMEEYRRELGQRFCRRCEYCQPCPHGVMITPAMGYPIVAKRMSPQVSIEFSKAAMESVTNCVECGACLPRCPYELAIPQIIRKNYEMFTEHRRLAGRN
- a CDS encoding ribonuclease J; protein product: MNSKLYIWREIFLSSDEKLLIIPIGGLGEIGKNMTAFCYGDDIVVLDSGMAFPEEDMLGIDLVIPDMTYLLDNKDKIRAVVLTHGHEDHIGSLFYLLKHVDVPVYGSRLTLGLVEGRLREYNVQANSLMPVAPGDMIRAGQFEVGFIQVNHSIADALGIYFKTPIGTVVHTGDFKIDQTPVDGKIIDIHKFAELGDQGVLVLLSDSTNAERPGFTKSERTVTEALNEHFRTAKGRIIMTTFASNVLRLQQAISSAYEFGRKVALLGRSMVTVITKAAELGYMTIPDGVLIGVEEINRYPDNQILILTTGSQGEPMAALSRLAFQNHRSMEVHRGDTVLIAATPIPGNERSVGRTIDALMRLGVDVVYERSSGIHVSGHGSQEELKLILNLVRPKFFIPVHGEYRMLKFHGKLANEVGIPKENVFIGENGQVLEFTRETGRVSGKVTAGKIFVDGLGIGDVGNIVMRDRRQLSQDGVLIVVVTLDKQNGLVLDGPDIVSRGFVYVRDADNLINEARRVVKEVLERYQNAPVTEWMPMKSDMRDSLTKYLFTKTGRKPMILPIIMEV